In the Paenibacillus sp. FSL H7-0357 genome, one interval contains:
- a CDS encoding GerAB/ArcD/ProY family transporter — protein sequence MLKQVKISGRQFMVLTTLFTIGSAILVIPSGMAFLAKQDAWIAAFVGVGSGFFLVWIYNTIATLYPRMTLVEIIEALLGKWLGKTISLLFIVTLFLSGPASALYDVGNFLTTQIMPETPAQSVNILFAVIIVMGARLGIETFARSAELLFPLFILLYISLVILIAPEIKLENVEPVLEAGLGPIWPAALSFISVLFLPHIVLLMIFPAVNRIDNARKAFFSGSMFGGLMMILIVALSILVLGPDLTAKSLFPSYSLAQKINIGNFLQRIEAIMAIMWFISLYFRATIYIYVIVLAIAQVFNLEDYQPLVSPLGMILVVMSVVIYPNVPYQQTWDGTVWLSYTLSIGLLLPLLLLCIHVIRKLWSKKRTESKG from the coding sequence GTGTTAAAGCAAGTCAAAATCTCCGGACGTCAATTTATGGTCTTAACGACTTTATTTACAATCGGAAGCGCAATCCTGGTCATTCCCTCAGGTATGGCCTTCCTAGCCAAACAGGATGCGTGGATCGCCGCGTTCGTTGGCGTGGGCTCCGGTTTTTTCCTCGTATGGATTTACAACACAATAGCGACCCTTTATCCACGGATGACATTGGTTGAGATCATTGAAGCCCTTCTCGGAAAATGGTTGGGCAAAACCATTTCTCTTCTATTTATCGTTACTCTTTTCTTGAGTGGTCCTGCCTCAGCGTTGTATGATGTAGGAAATTTTCTAACTACCCAAATCATGCCGGAAACGCCGGCTCAATCCGTAAATATTCTTTTTGCGGTCATTATAGTCATGGGGGCACGGCTTGGAATTGAAACATTTGCCCGTTCTGCTGAACTATTGTTCCCCTTATTTATCCTTCTTTATATTTCTTTAGTTATTTTAATTGCACCCGAGATCAAACTGGAAAATGTCGAGCCCGTGTTGGAGGCAGGATTAGGACCGATCTGGCCTGCTGCACTATCCTTTATCAGTGTTTTGTTTCTACCCCATATCGTTTTGTTAATGATTTTTCCGGCTGTGAATCGTATCGATAACGCCCGTAAAGCTTTTTTCAGCGGAAGCATGTTTGGCGGGCTGATGATGATCCTGATTGTTGCATTGTCGATTTTGGTTTTAGGACCTGATTTAACGGCAAAAAGTTTATTTCCAAGCTATTCGTTAGCCCAGAAAATCAATATCGGCAATTTTCTGCAGCGCATTGAAGCCATCATGGCCATCATGTGGTTTATTTCGCTCTATTTTAGGGCCACTATATACATATACGTAATTGTGTTGGCCATAGCTCAGGTTTTTAATTTAGAAGATTATCAGCCTCTAGTTTCACCACTCGGAATGATCTTGGTTGTCATGTCGGTAGTCATATATCCGAATGTCCCTTACCAACAAACGTGGGATGGGACAGTATGGTTATCTTATACGTTATCTATAGGGCTTCTTTTGCCTTTACTGCTGCTCTGTATTCATGTGATACGAAAACTATGGTCAAAGAAAAGAACAGAATCCAAAGGGTAA
- a CDS encoding tyrosine-type recombinase/integrase, producing MGTLSGRGYCEAKYSEEAGLIQNLRPHKLRHFLLTWLKKKGIDDALIQPYSGHESRKSLEVYSKLAITEAQNEYNEVINKFPI from the coding sequence ATAGGAACTTTATCTGGGAGGGGTTATTGTGAAGCGAAATATTCGGAAGAAGCAGGTCTTATACAAAACCTTAGGCCACATAAACTACGCCACTTCCTACTAACCTGGCTGAAAAAGAAGGGCATTGACGACGCACTCATACAACCGTACTCCGGCCATGAAAGCCGCAAGTCATTAGAGGTGTATTCAAAGCTCGCCATTACCGAAGCACAAAACGAGTACAACGAGGTTATCAACAAATTCCCAATCTAA
- a CDS encoding Ger(x)C family spore germination protein, whose translation MKRKTSFLFLILTLGTLLTGCWNRKELNELAIAVGMGIDKQGDQFRVSVQVVDPGEVSTKKGVGGRAPATLYTSEADTLFEAVRKLTTLSPRKIYFSHLRICVIGESMATEGIAKALDFLSRDHEFRSDFYLVVTKRSSAEDTLKIMTPLDPIPADKLFSSLESSEKSWSPSATVTLDQFIADLTSEGKQPILTGLQIVGDQESGETKKNVEMISPHTRLQYSGLAVFKKDRLIGWLNESESKGYNFILSKVKSSVGFVTCPKGGKVVMEIIRTHASMKGYIYRGEPRINIHLKIEANVGEVECSELDLTKTNTIYDLQKKSEEKIAGVMESAIKKAQKSYKADIFGFGEAIHRSNPRAWKSLKQNWDNEYFAELPVNIKVDFKIRRLGTTGSSFLNEMKK comes from the coding sequence ATGAAACGGAAAACTTCCTTTCTATTTCTAATTCTTACACTTGGCACGCTTCTGACTGGCTGTTGGAACCGCAAAGAGTTAAATGAGCTTGCAATCGCCGTCGGTATGGGAATAGATAAGCAAGGAGATCAATTCCGTGTTTCTGTCCAAGTCGTAGATCCTGGAGAAGTATCTACCAAGAAAGGGGTGGGCGGGCGGGCCCCCGCCACGTTGTATACATCGGAAGCCGATACCCTATTTGAAGCGGTCCGAAAACTAACAACACTAAGTCCTAGAAAAATCTATTTTTCCCACCTTCGCATATGCGTGATCGGCGAGTCGATGGCCACGGAAGGAATAGCAAAAGCCCTGGACTTCCTGTCCAGGGACCATGAATTTCGCTCCGATTTTTACCTTGTAGTAACGAAACGCTCAAGTGCGGAGGATACGCTCAAAATCATGACGCCCTTGGATCCTATTCCTGCCGACAAGCTGTTCTCATCCCTGGAATCGTCGGAAAAAAGCTGGTCCCCCAGTGCTACGGTAACCTTAGATCAATTTATAGCCGATCTCACAAGTGAAGGAAAGCAGCCCATCTTGACTGGACTTCAGATCGTTGGAGATCAAGAATCTGGAGAAACAAAAAAAAATGTCGAAATGATATCCCCCCATACTCGCCTACAGTATTCTGGGCTTGCTGTATTTAAAAAAGATAGATTGATTGGCTGGTTAAATGAAAGTGAAAGCAAGGGTTACAATTTCATCCTCAGCAAAGTGAAAAGCTCTGTTGGCTTTGTAACCTGTCCCAAAGGTGGCAAAGTCGTAATGGAAATCATCCGGACCCATGCCTCCATGAAAGGGTACATTTATAGGGGTGAGCCCCGGATCAATATTCACCTCAAGATTGAAGCCAACGTGGGGGAAGTTGAGTGTAGCGAACTGGATCTGACTAAGACGAACACGATTTATGATCTACAGAAGAAAAGTGAAGAAAAGATAGCAGGAGTTATGGAGTCTGCGATCAAGAAGGCACAAAAATCGTACAAAGCTGACATTTTCGGATTCGGTGAAGCCATTCACCGCAGTAACCCGAGAGCCTGGAAGTCACTGAAACAAAATTGGGATAATGAGTACTTTGCAGAACTACCGGTGAACATCAAAGTCGATTTCAAGATTCGACGCTTAGGTACGACTGGAAGCTCATTCCTGAATGAAATGAAGAAGTAG
- a CDS encoding DHA2 family efflux MFS transporter permease subunit → MTNKPSIIVASLVVANFLAQLMQTMLNTALPRVMQDLAIHENQAQWLITVYYLMIGITVPVAGFLIGKFTTRALFMASVGAFTAGTLIAGIAWSFPLVLTGRLVQGIGAGLLFPLFQTTILRVFPKEKIGAAMGVVGLVLGLAPALGPTLSGFVVQNHSWRLLFYAVAPLAAANLFLAHFTLRNVGETHQTKLDTRSIIYSSLGFAGILYGFSIVGEEKGSPAVAGVILLAGFLIVAVFIKRQLKLTAPLLDFKLLRYRSFTRSSIVGVILFAVMVGVEMLLPLYAQTIRGLTPRESGLMLLPGALLIGVSGLISGRLYDRFGVSRVTQGGFLLILIMALALALTLSTETSFNLLVIMYALLMFGVGAVMSPITAYAMASIPNTMVAHASPMTITLRSLSSSIGGALLVTIMTSTASASSLSFPLDMLQGVHIAFWTLTAFAGLGLYLSFHLQEARKLKPANI, encoded by the coding sequence TTGACTAATAAACCCAGCATTATTGTTGCCTCCCTGGTGGTTGCCAATTTTCTAGCCCAATTGATGCAAACGATGTTAAATACGGCGTTGCCGCGTGTCATGCAGGATCTTGCAATTCATGAGAATCAAGCGCAGTGGCTGATTACAGTGTATTACCTGATGATAGGTATAACTGTTCCTGTTGCCGGATTTTTGATCGGAAAGTTTACCACGAGAGCCTTGTTCATGGCCTCTGTCGGAGCGTTCACAGCAGGAACATTGATTGCCGGGATCGCCTGGAGTTTCCCGCTAGTCCTGACGGGGCGTTTGGTTCAAGGCATCGGTGCGGGCCTGCTGTTTCCGCTGTTTCAGACGACAATACTCAGAGTCTTTCCGAAGGAGAAAATCGGTGCAGCGATGGGAGTAGTCGGTTTGGTCCTGGGGCTGGCTCCGGCGCTTGGGCCCACTCTGTCTGGGTTCGTGGTTCAGAACCATTCATGGAGACTGTTGTTTTACGCTGTGGCGCCGCTTGCAGCCGCCAATTTATTCTTAGCGCATTTCACGCTGCGGAATGTAGGAGAGACTCATCAGACCAAACTCGACACCAGGTCCATTATCTATTCTTCACTCGGATTCGCTGGTATTTTGTATGGATTTAGCATTGTCGGGGAAGAAAAGGGAAGTCCCGCTGTCGCTGGGGTCATCCTTCTGGCCGGATTCCTGATCGTGGCGGTGTTTATTAAAAGACAGCTCAAGCTCACAGCACCTTTGCTCGATTTCAAGCTGCTTCGGTACCGCTCCTTTACCCGATCTTCCATTGTGGGGGTGATCTTGTTTGCGGTGATGGTGGGGGTTGAGATGCTTCTTCCTCTGTATGCACAGACGATAAGAGGCTTAACACCTCGGGAGTCCGGGCTTATGCTGTTGCCGGGTGCATTGCTGATTGGTGTCTCCGGTCTGATCTCAGGCAGGCTATATGACCGGTTTGGGGTTAGCCGCGTAACTCAGGGAGGATTTCTGCTCATTCTGATCATGGCATTGGCTCTTGCCCTCACGTTATCAACAGAGACGTCCTTTAATCTACTGGTTATAATGTATGCCCTGCTTATGTTTGGGGTAGGGGCAGTAATGTCTCCAATTACGGCCTATGCCATGGCAAGTATCCCAAACACTATGGTTGCTCATGCTTCTCCAATGACGATTACGCTGCGCTCGCTCAGCAGTTCAATAGGAGGTGCCTTGCTTGTAACGATAATGACTTCAACTGCGAGTGCCAGTTCCTTATCCTTTCCGCTGGATATGCTACAAGGCGTCCACATTGCATTCTGGACATTGACGGCTTTTGCCGGATTAGGATTATACTTGTCTTTTCATCTGCAAGAAGCGAGAAAGCTCAAACCTGCTAATATTTGA
- a CDS encoding MFS transporter, whose protein sequence is MNRHENSSNAPSLFRNRFLQTILLSSVLLQIGIWVRNFAILLYVADRTNNDPYAISLISVAEFAPIFVFSFIGGTFADRWRPKRTMIWCDLLSAVSVFVVLLTIHYGSWHSVYLVAFISAILSQFSQPSSMRLFKYHVREEQLQQGMALFQSLMAIFMVLGPMLGTFVYSKFGLETSIAVMGVVFLLSALVLIRLPEDNMEPQTAAVKGQFRKDFIEGFRYVWQSQVLRMLGLAFILAGLSVGIAQALNLFIVTERLGKSEEFLQYLLMVNGAAMLIGGGIVAVFAKRVPPQLLLAIGMLAGAVCTVIVGYSTSVPVTLTVQFLNGLVFPCIHIGISTMILKWSHASIVGRVNGVLNPMFVGMMVVSMSFAGVLKDAFSLGTIYSGAGLLFLLGALVMLPIMNQKAPDHAHTAQKT, encoded by the coding sequence TTGAATAGGCACGAAAATAGCTCCAATGCACCAAGCCTGTTTCGCAATCGGTTCCTGCAGACGATTCTATTATCAAGTGTGCTCCTGCAGATCGGCATCTGGGTACGTAATTTCGCTATTCTCCTATACGTTGCAGATAGAACAAACAATGACCCCTATGCCATTTCGCTAATCAGCGTAGCTGAATTCGCGCCTATTTTTGTTTTTTCTTTCATCGGAGGTACTTTTGCCGACCGTTGGAGGCCGAAGCGAACGATGATCTGGTGCGATTTATTATCCGCGGTATCGGTATTCGTAGTACTTCTGACCATCCATTACGGCTCCTGGCACTCCGTCTACCTTGTCGCCTTCATCTCAGCTATTCTTTCGCAGTTCTCGCAGCCTTCAAGCATGCGATTGTTTAAGTATCATGTGCGGGAAGAACAGCTGCAGCAAGGAATGGCTTTATTCCAATCGCTGATGGCTATCTTCATGGTGCTTGGCCCTATGCTTGGCACCTTCGTTTACAGCAAGTTTGGTCTTGAAACCTCGATCGCTGTAATGGGCGTGGTATTTCTGCTTTCTGCACTCGTCCTTATTCGGCTGCCTGAGGATAATATGGAACCTCAGACAGCTGCTGTAAAAGGGCAGTTCCGAAAAGACTTCATAGAAGGCTTTCGTTATGTCTGGCAAAGCCAAGTGCTACGTATGCTTGGACTTGCGTTTATTCTTGCGGGACTCTCAGTTGGCATAGCCCAAGCTCTCAACCTGTTTATTGTAACGGAGCGGCTAGGCAAAAGTGAGGAATTCCTGCAATATCTGCTGATGGTGAATGGTGCAGCCATGCTGATCGGTGGCGGGATCGTAGCCGTATTCGCAAAGCGGGTTCCGCCGCAGCTTCTTCTAGCGATAGGGATGCTGGCAGGCGCGGTCTGTACAGTGATTGTCGGGTATTCGACGAGCGTTCCGGTCACGCTGACTGTTCAATTTCTGAATGGGCTAGTTTTCCCTTGCATTCATATTGGGATTAGCACAATGATTCTGAAATGGTCACATGCTTCCATTGTCGGCCGGGTGAATGGGGTTCTGAATCCGATGTTCGTTGGGATGATGGTCGTTTCCATGTCTTTCGCTGGTGTGTTAAAAGATGCCTTCTCGCTGGGTACGATCTATAGCGGAGCAGGATTATTATTTCTTCTTGGCGCACTGGTCATGTTGCCGATCATGAACCAAAAAGCACCGGATCACGCACATACCGCACAAAAGACATAA
- a CDS encoding chemotaxis protein CheW produces MDQIIVFKLGNEDFGLDINTIGEIQDSKKSTPLLFAEPWHEGFATIYGELYTVINLRIKLNISRQERREQDKFIILHTHKLAFVVDSVEDIASAADSVVHEPPDNPNKQVIECRYESNNRMISVLNVQALIDSTLLKASE; encoded by the coding sequence ATGGATCAAATCATTGTATTCAAACTCGGAAATGAAGACTTTGGACTCGATATCAATACTATCGGGGAAATCCAAGATTCTAAAAAATCCACACCACTTCTATTTGCCGAACCTTGGCATGAAGGATTCGCAACTATTTACGGAGAACTCTACACTGTCATTAACCTGAGAATAAAACTGAATATTTCTCGTCAGGAACGCCGTGAACAAGACAAGTTCATCATCTTGCATACACATAAATTAGCTTTTGTTGTTGATTCTGTTGAAGACATTGCCTCCGCTGCTGATTCTGTCGTTCATGAACCACCTGATAATCCCAATAAGCAAGTGATCGAGTGCAGGTATGAATCCAACAATCGTATGATTTCGGTCTTAAATGTCCAAGCACTCATTGATTCAACACTTCTTAAGGCAAGTGAGTAA
- a CDS encoding MarR family winged helix-turn-helix transcriptional regulator — protein MKESKLDAVAEGILKVFPEIVRYFFQLRDEASDSSYTYQDYVTLHVLEEFGKVPISAVGKILLISKSRMTALVDKLIEAKLIERIPDYEDRRIINLELTSKGKELALNNRRNLKIGISKRFVNLSEDEMEQFIHSMTVMQKLMTKTGEKTL, from the coding sequence TTGAAAGAGAGCAAACTAGACGCGGTTGCAGAAGGCATATTAAAGGTTTTTCCTGAAATTGTTAGATATTTTTTTCAACTAAGAGACGAAGCATCAGATTCCAGTTACACGTATCAGGACTATGTAACACTACATGTACTAGAGGAATTTGGAAAGGTCCCCATTTCAGCTGTTGGGAAAATTCTGTTGATATCCAAATCGAGGATGACGGCGCTTGTGGACAAACTAATTGAGGCAAAGCTCATAGAAAGAATTCCCGATTACGAGGATCGCAGAATCATCAATCTTGAATTAACGAGTAAAGGCAAGGAATTAGCCTTAAACAATCGGAGAAATTTAAAGATTGGGATTAGCAAACGATTTGTAAATCTCAGCGAAGACGAAATGGAGCAATTCATCCATTCCATGACGGTTATGCAGAAGCTAATGACTAAAACAGGGGAGAAAACATTGTGA
- a CDS encoding DUF6138 family protein — MESTLETILDEMKQEIDNWIAYISDKDAEKIVKRTKLQVGIHGHALLEYAKGRVDVTDDELNLTLPGGKAIPGELLSEEEVREQIVPELASYMQHKLNALPPALIDYQFTFDGKFRTREGGVNVRILEFVDETKKQQLLERISIYIADKLEAGKYPTKPLETFFLSRHLLDERLFPDTDPGVIISVFENIQQVNKGNKHLAEHRNNVTGALRNWVESHWLPCYFDNIGTQWQKEYKKRSDARLENMEQGPIELALYAAILILKYEPSYSRSVGLAILNCAIELGSAQAKRLTKEGSGTFAKEDVSFRDELAECTANDVFAEVTIAIKQETEESYAQALRFLTHLLSLGFPKSYQIKLKSSVKQWLPMKGLAKSSTHRFFANALEYPNLHPLLEEYARVAMEPFEWYADTEGEKNCMPGSYAVFGLGLTDQDYFPLVEQYMGMVDEEHQSVQNHFTVALAERHGIHLETIPTLVKCMLHSTDSMKLKIHTDMEDEAHLRLLLDQVRGLQNYEVEHIVYLIWGGADKLKKIAAKAEGDRGKWLFELAQATGRS; from the coding sequence ATGGAATCCACGTTAGAAACGATTCTGGACGAAATGAAACAGGAGATTGACAATTGGATAGCCTATATTAGCGATAAGGACGCAGAAAAAATCGTAAAACGTACCAAGCTGCAGGTGGGAATTCACGGTCATGCTTTGCTCGAATATGCCAAGGGCAGAGTTGACGTGACAGATGATGAACTCAATCTCACTTTGCCTGGAGGTAAGGCCATCCCCGGCGAGTTACTGAGCGAGGAAGAAGTGCGAGAGCAGATTGTCCCTGAGCTTGCTTCTTATATGCAGCATAAATTGAATGCGCTGCCTCCGGCGCTAATCGATTATCAATTTACTTTTGACGGTAAGTTTCGGACGCGGGAGGGCGGAGTCAACGTTCGTATTCTCGAATTCGTTGACGAGACGAAGAAGCAACAATTGCTGGAACGAATCTCCATCTATATTGCGGATAAGCTCGAAGCGGGAAAATATCCAACCAAACCTTTGGAGACGTTTTTCCTCTCCAGGCACCTGTTGGACGAGAGACTCTTCCCTGACACAGATCCCGGTGTAATTATTTCTGTTTTCGAGAACATTCAACAAGTGAATAAAGGGAACAAGCATCTTGCTGAGCATCGGAATAATGTTACCGGGGCTTTGAGGAATTGGGTAGAGAGTCATTGGTTGCCCTGTTATTTCGATAATATAGGGACACAGTGGCAGAAAGAATATAAGAAAAGAAGCGATGCCCGGCTGGAAAATATGGAGCAAGGTCCGATCGAGCTGGCCCTCTATGCTGCAATCCTGATTCTTAAATACGAACCTTCCTATAGTAGAAGTGTGGGGCTGGCCATTTTGAATTGCGCTATCGAATTGGGAAGCGCCCAGGCAAAACGTCTGACAAAGGAAGGCAGTGGAACGTTCGCCAAGGAGGACGTCAGCTTTCGCGATGAACTGGCGGAATGTACGGCCAACGATGTGTTTGCCGAGGTGACCATAGCCATTAAGCAAGAAACGGAGGAGAGCTACGCGCAGGCACTCCGGTTTCTGACTCACTTGCTAAGCCTGGGCTTCCCGAAAAGCTATCAAATCAAGCTGAAATCAAGCGTCAAGCAATGGCTGCCGATGAAAGGATTGGCCAAGTCGAGCACGCACCGATTCTTTGCCAACGCCCTGGAATATCCGAATTTGCACCCCTTGCTGGAGGAGTACGCCCGGGTGGCGATGGAACCATTCGAATGGTATGCGGATACAGAAGGCGAAAAAAATTGCATGCCGGGCAGTTATGCGGTCTTCGGCCTTGGGCTTACAGATCAGGATTATTTTCCATTAGTAGAACAATACATGGGGATGGTTGACGAAGAACACCAGTCCGTTCAGAATCACTTCACTGTCGCGTTGGCCGAGCGGCATGGCATTCACTTGGAGACAATTCCTACGCTGGTGAAATGCATGCTGCATAGCACGGATTCGATGAAGCTGAAGATCCATACCGATATGGAAGATGAGGCGCATCTCCGGCTGCTGCTCGATCAAGTACGCGGTCTGCAGAACTATGAGGTGGAGCATATCGTTTATTTGATCTGGGGCGGAGCGGACAAACTGAAGAAGATAGCCGCCAAAGCCGAAGGGGATCGGGGAAAATGGCTTTTTGAGCTGGCACAAGCCACCGGCCGCAGTTAG
- a CDS encoding MDR family MFS transporter, with protein MNTIETLTNKQKNVIMLGLTLSVLLAALDSTIVSTAMKNITNDLNGLDLFAWPLTIYMLFSTIITPISGKLADTFGRKLFFMIGAITFLVGSVLCGLSQSMIQLIIFRAIQGLGCGILMANTFAMIGDIFPPAERAKNSGIAYSAFGLASIIGPLLGGTITDHFGWRWIFYINLPIGFLFITLILITVPTIKNGSTARRSVDYAGTAVLIAGLIPMLLAFTWAGKKYQWSSPVIIYMFAFSAIMLIVFGLIERKAKEPILPLALFKDRTFRVASTSVFLSNASMFGAVLFIPLFVQVVLGKNATNSGMAMAPLMLSFAIASMLSGRVISKTGKLKIFAVNGFIITAIGFFFLTRFDASSTILQINIAMIISGLGIGLNMPVFTLAVQNAFQQNQMGVVTAAVQFFRNIGGTIASAVFGAIMLSSITNGIKKVDLTQFSSSNPPFDFSTMITNPQALTNVNTINAFKEQVPPSAMDDFNKLLLRINDILSTSIQQVFMASLLIAIAAIAISLLLPNHSIQEKQRQNKSKLNIDR; from the coding sequence GTGAATACCATTGAGACTTTAACGAATAAGCAAAAAAATGTAATTATGCTTGGTCTGACACTGAGTGTTCTGCTCGCTGCCTTGGATAGTACAATTGTTTCTACTGCTATGAAAAATATTACGAACGACCTGAATGGGTTGGATTTATTTGCTTGGCCGCTAACGATCTACATGCTTTTTTCCACCATAATTACTCCTATATCGGGAAAGCTTGCAGATACATTTGGCCGAAAGTTGTTTTTTATGATCGGTGCGATCACCTTCTTGGTAGGCTCTGTATTATGTGGGTTGTCGCAATCTATGATTCAGTTGATTATTTTCAGAGCAATTCAAGGGCTTGGTTGCGGAATATTAATGGCGAATACGTTCGCCATGATTGGTGATATTTTTCCTCCTGCTGAAAGAGCCAAGAACTCAGGCATCGCATACTCCGCATTCGGTTTGGCCAGTATCATTGGGCCGCTCCTTGGGGGAACCATCACCGACCACTTCGGTTGGAGATGGATATTCTACATCAATCTTCCGATAGGCTTCCTATTTATAACACTTATTCTAATTACAGTGCCAACAATAAAAAACGGGAGTACCGCTCGACGAAGTGTAGACTATGCAGGAACTGCCGTCTTAATTGCAGGGCTAATTCCTATGCTGCTGGCATTTACGTGGGCTGGTAAAAAGTATCAATGGTCATCACCAGTGATCATTTACATGTTTGCCTTCTCAGCAATCATGCTAATAGTATTTGGTTTAATTGAAAGAAAAGCGAAGGAGCCAATCCTGCCCTTAGCCCTGTTTAAAGATAGAACCTTCCGCGTAGCATCGACATCTGTATTCTTGTCTAATGCCAGCATGTTTGGAGCGGTGCTTTTCATTCCCTTGTTTGTACAAGTCGTGCTTGGTAAGAATGCAACGAACTCCGGTATGGCGATGGCGCCACTCATGCTTAGCTTTGCAATCGCAAGTATGCTTAGCGGAAGAGTTATTTCCAAGACGGGGAAGCTGAAGATTTTCGCGGTCAACGGATTTATTATTACGGCCATTGGATTTTTTTTCTTGACAAGGTTTGATGCGAGTTCGACCATTTTGCAGATTAATATTGCTATGATTATTTCTGGTCTGGGAATCGGGTTGAATATGCCGGTTTTTACTCTGGCTGTCCAGAATGCATTCCAGCAGAACCAAATGGGAGTTGTTACTGCTGCGGTTCAGTTTTTTAGAAATATTGGAGGGACTATTGCATCAGCTGTTTTCGGGGCAATTATGTTGTCATCAATTACAAACGGAATTAAGAAAGTAGATCTAACCCAGTTTTCTTCCTCTAATCCTCCCTTTGATTTTAGTACAATGATTACCAACCCTCAGGCTTTGACCAATGTAAACACGATAAATGCATTCAAAGAACAAGTGCCACCGTCAGCAATGGATGATTTTAATAAGCTATTGCTGCGGATAAACGATATCCTTTCAACTTCTATTCAACAGGTATTTATGGCAAGTCTGCTTATTGCCATTGCTGCAATTGCCATCTCGCTGCTGCTTCCGAACCATTCTATCCAAGAGAAGCAGAGACAAAATAAGTCTAAATTGAACATTGATCGATAA
- a CDS encoding amidohydrolase family protein, which translates to MADAQGSGFGAATISKKNVPHAGAFLPILADRLAPALQMMPDIFGEYAGEIDVYAALLQIVDAGQLLYGSDYPYTPESGCMALASALDTTDLLTDGQRHAIYLDNALRLFPEL; encoded by the coding sequence TTGGCAGACGCGCAAGGTTCAGGTTTTGGTGCGGCTACAATTAGTAAAAAGAACGTTCCCCACGCTGGCGCCTTCTTACCCATTCTTGCGGACAGACTTGCTCCAGCGCTGCAGATGATGCCTGATATATTTGGTGAATATGCAGGGGAAATAGATGTATATGCTGCTCTATTACAAATTGTCGATGCTGGCCAACTGCTCTATGGAAGCGACTATCCGTATACGCCGGAATCAGGCTGTATGGCCTTGGCTTCCGCCCTGGATACCACAGACCTGCTGACAGATGGACAGCGGCATGCTATTTATCTGGATAATGCCCTGCGGTTATTTCCAGAACTGTAA